The following are encoded in a window of Solibacillus sp. FSL R7-0668 genomic DNA:
- a CDS encoding IS3 family transposase (programmed frameshift) has product MTKELFTKKEQEQLKCNPNVQAVSERSITYTDEFKRHFIAEYEKGKLPREIFEDVGLNVELIGLERINSARKRWRAAYRKSGVAGLQDTRKTNSGRPSERELTLEEKITRLEAKNRILAAENELLKKPRFTRKADVKEEVKITPELKFELIQHTIKKYKLKRMVSYLCNIMGVSRSGYYNYFTEKSAQKRAIKAEIDEEVKDIILKAYHFRGRKKGARQIKMTLENQYQITYNLKRIRRIMKKFSIICPIRKANPYRRMAKATKEHRTCQNKLQRQFKQGEAGKVLLTDITYLTYKGGKRAYLSTIKDAETNEILAYEVSPSLHLEIALNTLHKLKKHRHLTEGAFIHSDQGFHYTSPQFQKLVKKMGLGQSMSRRGNCWDNAPQESFFGHFKDETNLKECETLEEVKREVKSYMTYYNHYRGQWNLKKLPPVKYRQQLQQVA; this is encoded by the exons ATGACGAAAGAATTATTTACAAAAAAAGAACAAGAACAACTAAAATGCAATCCTAATGTGCAAGCTGTTAGTGAGAGATCAATTACATATACAGATGAATTTAAACGTCATTTTATTGCGGAGTATGAGAAAGGGAAGCTTCCTAGAGAGATTTTTGAAGATGTTGGTTTAAATGTTGAATTAATCGGTTTAGAGCGTATTAATTCAGCTCGAAAACGTTGGCGTGCAGCCTATCGTAAATCAGGTGTGGCAGGTCTACAAGATACTCGAAAAACCAATTCTGGTAGACCTTCAGAACGTGAATTAACATTAGAAGAAAAAATCACTCGGCTAGAAGCGAAAAATCGTATATTAGCAGCGGAGAACGAATTACTAAAAAAGC CTCGATTTACTCGAAAGGCAGATGTTAAAGAAGAAGTAAAAATTACACCAGAATTAAAGTTCGAACTCATCCAGCATACGATAAAAAAATACAAATTAAAGCGCATGGTGAGCTATTTATGTAACATAATGGGCGTATCTCGTTCAGGTTACTACAATTACTTCACGGAAAAATCAGCACAAAAGCGCGCAATTAAAGCGGAAATAGATGAAGAAGTAAAGGATATCATTTTAAAGGCGTATCATTTCCGAGGACGCAAAAAAGGAGCACGCCAAATTAAAATGACCTTAGAAAATCAATACCAAATTACATATAACTTAAAGCGTATTCGCCGCATAATGAAAAAATTTTCGATTATATGTCCAATTCGTAAAGCAAATCCATATCGTCGCATGGCGAAAGCAACGAAAGAACATCGCACATGTCAGAACAAACTACAACGTCAATTTAAACAAGGTGAAGCAGGTAAAGTTCTGTTAACAGATATCACTTATTTAACGTATAAAGGTGGAAAACGCGCTTATTTATCAACGATTAAAGACGCCGAAACGAATGAGATTTTAGCGTATGAAGTATCCCCTTCATTACATCTAGAGATTGCGCTCAATACGCTTCACAAACTGAAGAAACACCGCCATTTAACAGAAGGCGCCTTTATTCATTCGGATCAAGGTTTCCATTATACGAGTCCGCAATTTCAAAAGCTCGTAAAGAAAATGGGGTTAGGTCAATCGATGTCACGTCGGGGAAACTGTTGGGATAATGCGCCCCAAGAATCATTCTTTGGGCATTTTAAAGATGAAACGAATCTAAAAGAATGTGAAACGCTAGAAGAAGTAAAACGAGAAGTTAAGAGTTATATGACGTATTACAATCATTATCGTGGCCAGTGGAATTTAAAAAAGCTGCCGCCTGTAAAATACAGACAGCAGCTTCAACAAGTTGCCTAG
- a CDS encoding helix-turn-helix transcriptional regulator, protein MYSQLVQHIVDMLEENILSEWQLEQYAEKIGYSKFYLTRQFKKETGLSIGIYIRKRRLAVAAFLLLHSDESILDISLECQFQSQEAFTRAFKELYQMPPGKYRNLMRSINFKEEQDMTTNEVKGWLLTGTNPSLYSIKSDHKVFHTGSKSGYLGSTQPAQEGQFGTLMQVFSAKNWIGKRMKMSCFIKTKDAMKCGAWCRIDSKNGDLLQFDNMDNRSIHGTTDWNYYSIVLDVTEEGEAIHFGVLLVGSGEVWIDGVSFEEVDHSVPSTNMTNAVSNLPLEPVNLGFDD, encoded by the coding sequence ATGTATAGTCAGCTAGTCCAACATATTGTTGATATGCTTGAGGAAAATATCTTATCTGAATGGCAGCTTGAGCAGTATGCCGAAAAAATTGGTTACTCAAAGTTTTATTTAACGAGGCAGTTCAAAAAGGAGACGGGCTTATCTATCGGGATATATATTCGAAAAAGACGTCTTGCTGTCGCTGCGTTTTTACTATTGCATTCTGATGAATCAATACTCGACATTTCATTGGAATGTCAATTTCAATCACAGGAAGCATTCACACGTGCTTTCAAAGAGCTATACCAGATGCCACCTGGGAAATATCGTAATTTAATGCGATCAATAAACTTTAAGGAGGAACAGGATATGACAACAAATGAAGTGAAGGGCTGGCTTTTAACGGGGACAAACCCATCTTTATATTCCATCAAATCCGATCATAAGGTGTTTCATACGGGCTCTAAATCGGGTTACTTAGGCAGTACACAGCCTGCTCAAGAAGGTCAATTTGGAACGTTAATGCAAGTATTTTCAGCTAAAAATTGGATTGGTAAGCGCATGAAAATGTCTTGCTTTATTAAAACAAAGGATGCAATGAAATGCGGGGCTTGGTGCCGAATTGATTCGAAAAACGGAGACCTCTTACAATTCGATAATATGGATAATCGTTCAATTCATGGCACAACAGATTGGAATTACTATTCAATTGTACTCGATGTAACTGAAGAAGGAGAAGCCATTCATTTTGGTGTGTTGCTTGTTGGTTCGGGTGAAGTATGGATTGACGGGGTTAGTTTTGAGGAAGTTGATCATTCTGTCCCTTCAACAAATATGACTAACGCAGTTTCAAATTTACCATTGGAGCCAGTGAATTTAGGCTTTGATGATTGA
- a CDS encoding DJ-1/PfpI family protein → MKKTAVLIYPNFSEYELTTALSILMQGTKPVSIISINKELVKGEAGLTLMADQAIDQVNYEEFDSLLLTGCMDVFPILENTKYTDFIKNIADQENFIVASISSSPALLAKAGLLKNKKYTVGLLEEARINSGIFEAANYVNQLLVKDGNIITAWGSAFIDFGILFGKSLDLQFEEGWYGK, encoded by the coding sequence ATGAAAAAAACAGCAGTCCTTATTTATCCCAATTTTAGTGAATATGAGCTAACAACGGCATTGTCCATATTAATGCAAGGTACGAAACCTGTGAGTATTATTTCGATAAACAAAGAACTAGTTAAGGGGGAGGCAGGTCTTACATTAATGGCAGATCAAGCAATTGATCAAGTTAATTACGAAGAATTCGACAGTCTTCTATTAACCGGGTGTATGGATGTTTTCCCTATCCTAGAAAATACTAAATATACTGATTTTATTAAAAACATTGCGGATCAGGAGAATTTCATAGTAGCTAGTATATCAAGTTCTCCTGCTTTACTTGCTAAAGCAGGATTATTAAAGAATAAAAAATATACGGTTGGATTACTTGAGGAAGCTAGAATCAATTCTGGAATATTCGAAGCAGCAAATTATGTGAATCAATTATTAGTAAAGGATGGCAATATTATTACTGCATGGGGGTCAGCATTTATTGACTTTGGCATTCTATTTGGAAAATCATTGGACCTTCAATTTGAAGAAGGTTGGTATGGTAAATAA
- the cydC gene encoding thiol reductant ABC exporter subunit CydC has protein sequence MQQLVNMIWHDKKDVLLALLAGTVSGLTAVALFAQSGLLISKAALMPPFYVILILTAFLKLFGVTKSASKYAERYLSHRVTFKFISIVRMNFFQKLLPQAHLFNNYKSGDLLTRITSDVEMLQNFFLRVLYPPFIALLVFFVTILFTLFFSPWIALLLLIGIVLTSIVVPYLLFHRPFPTSTVEKKELTIEATEYFYGYRELLLHNQKQAKDAELASLYQAYGKSRRKELNQEQTSYLWNQLIALFTSFGVVFVGAYLTSIGQLEGVYLALIILVSLTVFESAVPLSMVPIFARHTKKAVDQLEEVTANEQVDGTRTLENIQKKIQLQNVSYHYPSSTRPALNNVSLTIQPGEKIAIVGPSGSGKSTLMQLVMKEIHPTHGEISVGEHALASITTHSLYEQIATMLQHNHFFSGTIKSNLLLAKPEATDTQLQQALTKAALDKNLDDPIFEKGGNLSGGEKQRLAFARLLLKESQLWLIDEPFTSLDVQTESMLFHTLLSEAADKTVLMVTHKLTNLDQFDRIYVMQRGQIAEFGSHDELLAKKGLYYAMVAKNGTL, from the coding sequence ATGCAACAATTAGTGAACATGATTTGGCATGATAAAAAAGATGTCCTACTTGCACTATTAGCAGGGACAGTAAGTGGCTTAACGGCGGTCGCACTGTTTGCACAAAGTGGCTTGCTCATATCAAAAGCAGCCCTAATGCCTCCCTTTTATGTCATTTTAATCTTAACCGCGTTTCTCAAATTATTTGGCGTGACGAAATCCGCCAGTAAATATGCCGAACGCTATCTATCACATCGGGTAACCTTTAAATTTATTAGTATTGTACGGATGAATTTTTTCCAAAAGCTATTGCCACAAGCACATCTGTTTAACAACTATAAAAGTGGCGATTTATTAACGCGGATTACAAGCGATGTTGAGATGCTACAAAACTTCTTTTTACGCGTGCTGTATCCGCCCTTTATCGCTCTACTTGTGTTTTTCGTCACGATTTTATTTACATTATTCTTTTCACCTTGGATTGCCTTGCTCTTACTGATCGGCATCGTACTCACAAGCATTGTCGTTCCCTATCTTCTCTTTCATCGACCATTTCCTACGAGCACAGTCGAAAAAAAGGAGCTGACAATTGAAGCAACCGAGTATTTCTATGGGTATCGAGAATTATTACTTCACAATCAAAAGCAAGCGAAGGACGCGGAATTAGCCTCTTTATACCAGGCTTATGGAAAATCTCGGCGAAAAGAGCTCAATCAAGAGCAAACCTCCTATTTATGGAATCAGCTCATTGCCTTATTCACGAGCTTTGGTGTTGTCTTTGTTGGCGCCTATTTAACATCGATTGGGCAGCTAGAAGGGGTGTATTTAGCCTTAATTATCCTTGTTTCACTCACGGTTTTTGAATCCGCCGTCCCACTATCAATGGTGCCAATCTTTGCACGACATACGAAAAAAGCAGTTGATCAGCTGGAAGAAGTGACTGCAAACGAGCAAGTGGATGGAACAAGAACGCTTGAAAATATTCAAAAAAAAATCCAGTTACAAAATGTCAGCTATCATTATCCCTCTTCAACGCGCCCTGCTTTGAACAACGTTTCGTTAACGATTCAACCCGGGGAAAAAATAGCGATCGTTGGTCCTAGTGGGTCGGGTAAATCAACACTGATGCAGCTTGTAATGAAGGAAATACACCCGACACATGGGGAAATCTCGGTTGGAGAACATGCACTTGCATCCATCACAACCCACTCTCTTTATGAGCAAATAGCGACGATGCTACAGCACAATCATTTCTTCTCGGGTACCATTAAAAGCAATTTACTATTAGCCAAGCCTGAAGCGACAGACACACAATTACAACAAGCGCTGACGAAAGCAGCACTGGATAAAAATTTAGATGACCCGATTTTTGAAAAAGGCGGCAATCTTTCAGGCGGAGAAAAACAACGACTCGCCTTTGCTCGACTGCTGTTAAAAGAAAGTCAGCTATGGCTTATAGATGAACCGTTTACAAGCTTAGACGTGCAAACTGAAAGTATGTTATTTCACACACTACTTTCAGAGGCAGCCGATAAAACCGTCCTGATGGTTACGCATAAGCTGACAAACCTAGACCAATTCGACCGCATTTATGTCATGCAGCGGGGGCAAATTGCTGAATTTGGTTCACATGATGAATTGCTAGCAAAAAAAGGGCTGTACTACGCGATGGTTGCTAAAAACGGTACTTTGTAA